A single window of Candidatus Omnitrophota bacterium DNA harbors:
- a CDS encoding SDR family oxidoreductase, translating into MGFQMCARLTDKRVLITGASGGIGAAMAALFASSGAAVGLHYHRGRRAAFSLHRQILRRGGIAECFQADLAAPGAAQALMQAFLHRFHRIDVLINNAGAVIDPQGFTELTEAGWDQTLALNAKAPCFLAQAAFRAMKRQRGGKIINISSIAAKYGGSAATLHYGAAKAALDALTIGMARVGAPYNILVNSIRPGVIQTAFHRKIGRTSLSRRVALTPLRRAGAPLDVARAALFLASEAGDYITGVMLPVAGGD; encoded by the coding sequence ATGGGTTTTCAGATGTGTGCGCGATTAACCGATAAACGCGTGTTGATCACCGGGGCCAGCGGAGGCATCGGCGCTGCGATGGCCGCGCTCTTCGCCTCTTCGGGCGCTGCGGTGGGTCTGCACTACCACCGCGGACGCCGCGCGGCGTTTTCGCTGCATCGGCAGATCCTCCGGCGCGGGGGCATCGCCGAATGCTTTCAAGCCGACCTCGCAGCACCCGGCGCAGCGCAGGCGCTGATGCAGGCGTTTCTTCATCGGTTTCATCGCATCGACGTTCTGATCAACAACGCGGGCGCAGTGATTGACCCGCAGGGGTTCACAGAACTGACCGAAGCCGGGTGGGATCAGACCCTCGCACTGAACGCCAAAGCCCCCTGCTTTCTCGCACAAGCGGCGTTTCGCGCGATGAAGCGGCAGCGCGGCGGCAAAATCATCAACATCAGCTCCATCGCGGCCAAGTACGGCGGCTCGGCGGCAACACTGCACTACGGGGCGGCGAAGGCGGCGTTAGACGCGCTTACCATCGGGATGGCCAGAGTTGGAGCGCCGTACAACATCTTGGTCAACTCCATCCGTCCTGGGGTGATCCAGACGGCCTTCCACAGAAAAATAGGCCGGACGTCTCTGTCGCGAAGAGTCGCGCTCACCCCGTTGCGACGCGCCGGCGCGCCGCTTGATGTGGCTCGCGCAGCGCTCTTCCTCGCCTCTGAGGCCGGAGACTATATCACCGGGGTGATGCTTCCCGTGGCAGGAGGGGATTAG
- a CDS encoding class I SAM-dependent methyltransferase has translation MPVALNEAEVRPEALFDEFLRLAKADIPRFFLEAPHQRIACPACGGRATRAAFEKDAFAFEVCSDCATLFANPRAEAAAFKRYYQEAPSIAFLSNQFYRQTETARRAAIIKPRAAMVLETLARCTTAKPEAASGGWVADIGAGYGVLCEEMRALAPQGWDVIAIEPSAEGLRICREKGLTVVPRFIEEMTRQDLPVASTRPGALVSFELLEHVQNPEQFLASARALLQPGDLLIMTTLNGLGLDIQVLWERSKSVQPPHHINFFNPRSIRLLLERSGFRVLEVTTPGQLDVSILEHSLGKLLRDRFWTTFLTQLGAEGRVEFQGFLQARGLSSHMRVVAQSV, from the coding sequence ATGCCGGTGGCGTTGAACGAAGCCGAGGTTCGTCCGGAAGCCTTATTTGATGAATTCCTGCGCTTAGCGAAGGCGGATATACCGCGCTTTTTTCTCGAAGCACCCCACCAGCGCATCGCGTGTCCTGCGTGCGGAGGGCGCGCCACGCGCGCCGCCTTTGAGAAGGATGCCTTCGCCTTTGAGGTCTGTTCAGACTGCGCCACGCTCTTTGCGAACCCTCGGGCCGAGGCGGCGGCATTCAAACGGTATTACCAGGAGGCGCCATCGATTGCGTTTTTGTCCAACCAGTTCTATCGACAAACAGAAACCGCTCGGCGGGCAGCGATCATCAAGCCGCGCGCGGCGATGGTGCTCGAAACACTCGCCCGATGCACCACGGCCAAGCCCGAGGCGGCGTCCGGCGGATGGGTGGCGGACATCGGGGCCGGCTACGGGGTGTTGTGTGAGGAGATGCGGGCACTGGCGCCTCAAGGGTGGGATGTGATTGCCATTGAGCCCTCTGCTGAAGGCTTGCGCATCTGCCGCGAGAAAGGACTGACCGTCGTGCCCCGCTTCATCGAGGAGATGACGCGTCAGGACCTGCCGGTGGCCTCAACGCGCCCGGGCGCGCTCGTGAGTTTCGAGCTCCTGGAGCACGTTCAGAATCCTGAACAGTTTTTGGCCTCAGCCCGCGCACTCCTGCAACCCGGAGATCTGTTGATCATGACGACGCTCAACGGGCTCGGGTTGGATATCCAAGTGCTGTGGGAGCGATCGAAGAGCGTGCAGCCGCCGCACCACATCAATTTCTTCAATCCGCGATCGATCCGACTTCTGCTTGAACGGTCGGGGTTCCGTGTGCTCGAGGTGACCACTCCTGGGCAGCTCGACGTGAGCATCTTGGAGCATAGCCTGGGGAAACTCTTGCGCGACCGGTTCTGGACCACGTTCCTCACGCAGCTGGGGGCGGAGGGCAGGGTTGAGTTTCAGGGATTTCTTCAGGCGCGCGGCCTGAGCTCGCATATGAGAGTGGTGGCCCAATCGGTGTAA
- a CDS encoding NAD(P)-dependent oxidoreductase, whose translation MKTIVCGGSGFLGSHLADLLTECGHEVTILDRRPSTYATPSQRMVVADILDRDAVAEALRGTDAVYHLAGIVDLEEAAASPLDTVEQNVRGTVGLLEAAVAAGVKRFIYASTVYVYSQLGGFYRCSKQASELYIEEYERRHGLPYTILRYGTLYGPRADARNSVWRYLHQGLTQGKILFTGTGEEIREYVHVRDAARLSVDILAKEYANQHILITGYQPMKTRDMLRMIQEMLQGRVTIEYAEPLDNAHYTLTPYSFVPKIGRKLVGTSYIDMGQGLLECLHDIPAAHDAA comes from the coding sequence ATGAAAACGATCGTGTGCGGCGGTTCGGGGTTTCTTGGCAGCCATCTCGCAGATTTGCTCACCGAATGCGGCCACGAGGTGACCATTCTTGATCGACGCCCATCCACCTACGCCACACCGTCCCAGAGGATGGTGGTCGCAGATATTTTGGACCGCGACGCCGTGGCTGAGGCGCTGCGCGGCACCGATGCGGTCTATCATCTCGCCGGCATTGTGGACCTTGAGGAGGCGGCTGCGAGCCCCTTGGACACGGTTGAGCAGAACGTGCGCGGCACCGTGGGGCTGCTCGAGGCGGCCGTGGCGGCCGGGGTGAAGCGGTTCATCTATGCCAGCACCGTCTACGTGTATAGCCAGCTCGGCGGATTCTACCGGTGCAGCAAGCAGGCCTCGGAGCTGTATATCGAGGAGTACGAGCGGCGGCATGGGCTGCCGTATACCATCTTGCGCTACGGCACCCTCTACGGCCCGCGGGCGGATGCGCGCAACAGTGTGTGGCGATATCTGCACCAAGGACTCACCCAGGGCAAGATTCTCTTTACCGGCACTGGAGAGGAGATCCGCGAGTATGTGCATGTGCGCGATGCGGCGCGCTTGAGTGTAGACATCTTGGCCAAGGAGTATGCCAACCAGCACATCCTTATCACAGGGTATCAGCCGATGAAGACGCGCGACATGCTGCGCATGATTCAGGAAATGCTGCAAGGCCGCGTGACCATCGAGTACGCCGAGCCCCTCGACAATGCGCATTACACGCTCACCCCGTATTCATTTGTCCCGAAGATCGGCAGAAAACTCGTCGGGACCTCCTATATCGACATGGGCCAAGGGTTGCTCGAGTGCTTGCATGACATCCCGGCCGCGCATGATGCCGCGTAG
- a CDS encoding HAD family hydrolase — translation MMPRSGAGSPAVRAVVFDCDGVLIESGEIKTEAVRLLWAPEGSAVAEAAVAYHRAHGGVSRVEKIRYVYDRLLRRPLSAERLQALSERFQQLVFTRVLRAPWVPGAREALSQLHGCYDLFVLSGTPTDELRAILEERQVLRCFRGVYGSPPGKTEHLRRLGETHGLRGEEILMVGDSSTDYDAAQMAGTRFIARASLGDAAAWEALGVRVISDLHPLTDLVNGTAVLST, via the coding sequence ATGATGCCGCGTAGCGGAGCGGGCTCGCCGGCGGTGCGCGCGGTGGTCTTTGATTGCGACGGCGTCTTGATCGAATCCGGCGAGATCAAAACCGAGGCCGTTCGCCTGTTGTGGGCGCCTGAAGGATCAGCCGTGGCGGAGGCCGCGGTGGCGTATCACCGAGCGCACGGCGGAGTCTCTCGCGTGGAGAAGATCCGGTATGTCTATGATCGTCTCCTGCGCCGTCCCTTATCGGCGGAGCGCTTGCAGGCCCTGAGCGAGCGATTCCAACAGCTGGTGTTCACACGGGTGCTGCGCGCCCCATGGGTTCCTGGCGCGCGTGAGGCCCTGTCCCAACTGCACGGTTGCTACGACTTGTTCGTCCTCTCTGGAACGCCGACGGATGAGTTGCGCGCCATCCTGGAGGAGCGCCAGGTCTTGCGGTGCTTTCGGGGCGTGTATGGATCTCCGCCAGGCAAGACCGAGCACCTCAGACGCCTTGGCGAGACCCATGGCTTGCGAGGCGAGGAGATCCTGATGGTCGGCGACTCCTCAACGGATTATGACGCGGCTCAGATGGCGGGGACGCGCTTCATCGCCCGTGCGAGCCTAGGGGATGCCGCAGCTTGGGAGGCGTTGGGGGTTCGGGTGATTTCGGATTTGCATCCATTGACGGATCTGGTGAATGGAACAGCTGTTTTATCAACGTGA
- a CDS encoding class I SAM-dependent methyltransferase, with amino-acid sequence MEQLFYQREWQGIAFKELPGVDWSACAARGFYAAFYEQLLSRSFQPAPEWVESKRRIGAWLASTIRARAARGVAPRILSVGAGLGIVERVLDEARYHVDVLECEPHSLKHLQSHLPGAGVILGDARHIPCRTGSYDAVYMSNVDYCFDRSGYTQVWREMGRILRPGGLAVCVSSSNLSVRAVARGIRRRWLRRSVRGPSHLVWGYRRTVGEHVRAGRQAALVCDAVYVFDHEFNPRAIRPAASVRLGWPTWADAEIAVVCVKR; translated from the coding sequence ATGGAACAGCTGTTTTATCAACGTGAGTGGCAGGGCATTGCCTTTAAGGAGCTTCCCGGCGTCGACTGGTCGGCGTGCGCCGCCCGAGGGTTTTATGCGGCCTTTTATGAGCAATTGCTCTCCCGCAGCTTCCAACCAGCGCCCGAGTGGGTGGAGAGCAAGCGCCGGATCGGTGCCTGGCTCGCCTCGACGATTCGCGCTCGGGCGGCTCGGGGTGTTGCACCCCGCATTCTTTCTGTCGGGGCCGGCTTAGGGATCGTGGAACGGGTGTTGGACGAGGCGCGCTATCATGTGGATGTGTTGGAATGCGAGCCGCATTCGCTGAAGCACCTGCAGTCGCATCTTCCGGGTGCCGGCGTAATACTAGGCGATGCGCGGCACATCCCATGTCGGACGGGAAGCTACGATGCCGTGTACATGTCAAACGTCGACTATTGCTTTGATCGATCCGGCTACACGCAGGTCTGGCGGGAGATGGGGCGCATCCTGCGGCCCGGCGGTCTCGCGGTCTGTGTTTCATCGTCCAATCTTTCCGTGCGGGCGGTCGCGCGCGGGATTCGACGACGATGGCTCAGAAGGTCGGTTCGTGGTCCGAGTCATCTCGTCTGGGGGTATCGGCGGACCGTGGGCGAGCATGTGCGCGCCGGCCGCCAGGCTGCGTTGGTGTGTGATGCGGTGTATGTGTTTGATCATGAGTTCAATCCTCGAGCCATCCGGCCAGCCGCGTCTGTGCGGCTCGGATGGCCAACATGGGCGGACGCAGAGATTGCGGTCGTGTGTGTGAAGCGATGA
- a CDS encoding aminotransferase class I/II-fold pyridoxal phosphate-dependent enzyme, producing MPKPLRGVRRLLNEWQEVVLRRGWFRYDFFDGTNRPGLILRYLARAWRQDWVAAYEQSLGRTFDTPPAITFGAGRMALYAILEALDIGPGDEVILPGYTCVVVPNAVLYRGATPVYVDLAPDSFNLDPEAVEAAITPRTKAVLAQHTFGQPCDIEAIADLGRRHRLAVIEDCAHAVGASWNGRRVGTFGDVAFGSTDHTKMFSTVVGGFACTSSAALAARLRAIQRRAMPLPWFCQIQMMLQYVVLAVLYHPHVYWAARPAIELLERFRVLFAFRDELATRRPARYPVTLSNVQAFLGAQELQVLEANLQHRRALASRYRDILDPGLPISPEGAWLRYSRLVASPQEWETRLGKYFVVGRWFSSIANGRTRDWSAIGYVPGRCPRAEYVADHIVNFPTHPRIDEQAIQRFRRLVARSGLSVSPTIALHTAVEAPS from the coding sequence TTGCCTAAACCCTTGCGTGGAGTCCGGCGCCTTCTCAACGAATGGCAGGAGGTGGTTCTCCGCCGCGGATGGTTCCGCTATGATTTTTTCGACGGAACGAACCGCCCCGGACTGATACTCCGCTACCTCGCAAGAGCGTGGCGCCAGGATTGGGTCGCCGCGTATGAGCAGTCCCTCGGTCGCACGTTCGACACCCCGCCGGCGATCACCTTTGGAGCGGGACGGATGGCCTTGTACGCGATCTTAGAGGCGCTCGATATCGGGCCGGGCGATGAGGTGATCCTCCCGGGGTACACCTGTGTGGTGGTGCCGAATGCGGTTCTGTACCGGGGCGCGACGCCGGTCTATGTGGATCTGGCCCCGGACTCGTTTAATCTCGACCCGGAGGCTGTTGAAGCAGCGATCACCCCGCGCACCAAGGCCGTGCTTGCGCAACATACCTTTGGCCAGCCCTGTGACATCGAGGCGATTGCGGATCTTGGCCGGCGGCACCGTCTTGCCGTGATTGAAGATTGCGCCCATGCCGTGGGGGCGTCATGGAACGGCCGGAGGGTGGGGACGTTTGGTGATGTCGCCTTCGGATCGACCGACCACACGAAGATGTTTTCAACCGTGGTGGGCGGATTCGCCTGCACGTCATCGGCCGCACTGGCCGCTCGCCTTCGGGCCATTCAGCGGCGCGCGATGCCGCTGCCGTGGTTTTGTCAGATACAGATGATGCTGCAATATGTTGTGCTCGCGGTGCTGTACCATCCCCATGTGTATTGGGCGGCGCGTCCCGCAATCGAGCTGCTTGAGCGTTTTCGGGTGCTGTTTGCGTTCCGCGACGAACTCGCCACACGGCGTCCGGCACGGTATCCGGTGACGCTCTCGAACGTTCAAGCGTTCCTCGGCGCCCAGGAGCTCCAAGTCCTCGAAGCGAATCTCCAGCACCGCCGAGCGCTCGCAAGCCGCTATCGCGATATCCTGGATCCCGGATTACCCATCTCCCCGGAGGGAGCCTGGTTGCGGTATAGCCGGCTGGTGGCCTCGCCTCAGGAGTGGGAAACGCGTCTTGGGAAATATTTCGTCGTCGGCCGCTGGTTTTCCTCCATCGCCAACGGCCGAACGCGCGACTGGTCTGCGATCGGATATGTTCCAGGCCGGTGTCCGCGAGCGGAATACGTGGCCGACCATATCGTGAATTTTCCGACGCATCCGCGCATCGACGAGCAGGCCATACAGCGCTTTCGTCGTCTGGTCGCCCGCTCCGGATTGTCCGTGTCCCCGACGATCGCACTGCACACAGCCGTTGAGGCGCCGTCATGA
- a CDS encoding DegT/DnrJ/EryC1/StrS family aminotransferase, which translates to MIPVSRPSIGAQELAAVREVFDTGWLGLGATTAAFEGALSQRFAGRQVVAVNTGSSALHVALAASGIGPGDEVMVPSLTFAASVQAIVATGATPVFCESHEETLLMDIDDTISRLTPNTKAIMPVHYCGQACDMDRLLALAGERGLLIVEDAAHAFGSTCRGRPIGSFGHLTCFSFDPIKTITCGEGGAVVVEDGRVADRMRRMRLLGIDRDAWQRSKGAKSWSYEVTDPGFRYHMPNFCAAIGLTQLDRLEEIVAKRRGICRRYDEAFHRLRVVRLLKVDYAAAAPQLYIVKVPGDARDGFMAFLQARGVGTGVHYLANHRQPFFAPFARGPLPRAEQVAEQIVSLPLFTDMTDEEVCAVICAVTAWDQQAADSPAAWHQMGRVA; encoded by the coding sequence ATGATCCCTGTGAGCCGTCCGTCCATAGGAGCCCAAGAACTGGCCGCGGTCCGCGAGGTGTTTGACACCGGGTGGCTCGGGTTAGGGGCCACCACCGCTGCCTTTGAAGGCGCACTCTCGCAGCGTTTCGCCGGCCGCCAGGTGGTGGCTGTCAACACCGGCTCATCCGCGCTGCATGTCGCGCTCGCCGCCTCCGGCATTGGCCCGGGGGACGAGGTCATGGTGCCGTCGCTGACCTTTGCGGCGTCGGTGCAGGCGATCGTGGCCACAGGGGCGACACCGGTGTTTTGCGAAAGCCATGAAGAGACCTTGCTGATGGATATCGATGATACCATCAGCCGCCTGACCCCCAACACGAAGGCCATCATGCCGGTGCACTACTGCGGCCAAGCCTGTGACATGGATCGGCTGCTCGCCCTGGCCGGCGAGCGTGGTCTTCTCATCGTGGAGGATGCGGCCCACGCGTTTGGGTCAACGTGCCGCGGACGCCCCATCGGCAGCTTCGGGCATCTGACGTGCTTTAGCTTCGACCCGATCAAGACGATCACCTGCGGCGAAGGCGGCGCGGTCGTGGTTGAGGATGGCCGAGTCGCGGATCGGATGCGCCGCATGCGCCTGTTGGGGATCGATCGGGATGCCTGGCAGCGGTCGAAGGGCGCGAAGAGCTGGTCGTACGAAGTGACAGATCCTGGGTTTCGCTACCATATGCCGAATTTCTGCGCGGCCATCGGATTGACGCAGCTGGACCGTCTTGAGGAGATCGTGGCCAAGCGGCGCGGCATCTGCCGCCGGTATGATGAGGCCTTCCACCGCCTGCGCGTGGTGCGCCTGCTGAAGGTGGACTATGCCGCCGCGGCTCCGCAGCTCTACATCGTCAAGGTCCCAGGAGACGCGCGCGATGGCTTCATGGCGTTTTTGCAGGCGCGCGGGGTCGGGACCGGGGTGCATTACCTCGCCAATCATCGCCAACCCTTCTTCGCCCCGTTTGCCAGGGGACCGCTGCCGCGCGCGGAGCAGGTGGCGGAGCAGATCGTGAGCCTGCCCTTGTTTACCGACATGACCGATGAGGAGGTGTGCGCGGTGATTTGCGCCGTGACCGCCTGGGATCAGCAGGCGGCAGATTCGCCGGCCGCTTGGCACCAGATGGGGCGCGTGGCATGA
- a CDS encoding glycosyltransferase, which produces MSRLSVNLCCYNSERFLEETLRSIVTQTYQDWELVIINDGSTDRTEAIIQTFIAEGWPIIYHAQEHQGLPQARNEALRRSSGELIAFTDHDDVWYPQKLARQVPVFEQDERIGLVYSDCLNCLDDGFTFRQYQKLRPATGDAYRALLSRYFLSLQTVVIHRRVLRDGGEWFDPEFQLLEDAEFFLRVASRWRLAYVPESLARIRMHAQSATRTQPRRILDEMHALLEKQRTLHPRFDQEFSREIRAFRLDLARAEARWAWARHQRDQAIAYLKPYRYRHLAAWKDAALMRWLSLPQYERLRLLVGRGG; this is translated from the coding sequence ATGAGCCGCCTCAGCGTGAACCTTTGTTGCTATAATTCGGAGCGCTTCCTGGAGGAAACGCTGCGGAGCATTGTCACGCAGACCTATCAGGATTGGGAGTTGGTGATCATCAATGACGGTTCGACCGATCGCACCGAGGCGATCATTCAGACGTTCATCGCGGAAGGCTGGCCCATCATCTATCACGCGCAGGAGCACCAGGGGCTGCCGCAGGCGCGCAATGAGGCCTTGCGGCGCTCCTCCGGTGAGCTGATCGCGTTCACCGACCATGACGACGTCTGGTATCCGCAAAAATTAGCCCGCCAGGTGCCAGTCTTCGAGCAGGACGAACGGATCGGCCTGGTCTACAGCGATTGCCTGAATTGCTTGGATGATGGGTTTACGTTCCGGCAATACCAGAAATTGCGGCCGGCGACCGGCGACGCCTATCGCGCGCTGCTGAGCCGATATTTTCTGAGCCTCCAAACGGTGGTCATCCACCGCCGCGTGTTGCGCGACGGCGGCGAATGGTTTGATCCCGAGTTTCAGCTCTTGGAGGATGCGGAGTTTTTCCTCAGAGTGGCCTCCCGGTGGCGGCTCGCCTACGTGCCGGAGTCGTTGGCGCGGATCCGGATGCATGCGCAGAGTGCGACGCGCACGCAGCCTCGGCGGATCCTCGATGAGATGCACGCCTTGCTCGAGAAACAGCGGACGCTGCATCCCCGGTTTGATCAGGAGTTTTCGCGGGAGATCCGCGCCTTCCGGCTGGATCTGGCTCGAGCGGAAGCGCGATGGGCCTGGGCCCGCCATCAGCGCGACCAAGCCATCGCCTACCTGAAGCCGTATCGTTATCGGCATCTGGCGGCGTGGAAGGATGCCGCCCTCATGCGGTGGCTGTCGCTTCCGCAGTACGAGCGGCTCCGGTTGTTGGTAGGGCGGGGCGGCTGA
- a CDS encoding GDP-mannose 4,6-dehydratase produces MPFRAPTRVMITGATGFVGRHLAEALIRQGAEVVGLSRRRTTDKLSLGPDRPRWVCGDLHDEAWLSEVLRAARPTHVFHLAGVLPGAPGGAAAQYEANVLLTVQLLEAIHRLSLNPWIMVASSSAVYGDMEPNEPPLSEDRPFQPRSHYAVSKAAQELAALSYTLMHRLRTVRVRSFNLIGPGQPNTLLTSHLAYQVAQARAANMPRAVRVGNLFPRRDYVDVRDAVRAYQLLAEHETEGVFNVCSGRSVSVQECVDLLARCCGEPLQVLIDQDRVRPQEISIQVGDPQRLHRATGWTPARSLEESLRDLLAYWSKTGP; encoded by the coding sequence ATGCCGTTTCGCGCGCCCACCCGCGTCATGATCACCGGAGCCACGGGATTCGTGGGACGCCATCTCGCGGAGGCGCTGATCCGGCAGGGTGCTGAGGTCGTAGGCTTGAGTCGACGACGCACAACGGATAAGTTGTCCTTAGGACCAGACCGGCCGCGATGGGTATGCGGAGATCTTCACGATGAGGCATGGCTCAGCGAGGTGCTGCGCGCGGCGCGGCCCACGCACGTCTTTCATTTGGCCGGCGTTTTGCCTGGGGCCCCGGGAGGCGCGGCGGCGCAATACGAGGCGAATGTCCTGCTGACGGTCCAATTGCTTGAGGCGATTCACCGCCTCTCGCTGAATCCCTGGATCATGGTGGCCAGCTCCAGCGCCGTGTATGGCGACATGGAGCCGAATGAGCCACCACTGAGCGAAGATCGGCCGTTTCAGCCGAGATCGCATTATGCCGTGAGCAAAGCCGCCCAAGAACTCGCCGCGCTTTCCTACACGCTGATGCACCGATTGCGCACGGTCCGCGTGCGATCCTTCAACCTCATCGGACCGGGGCAGCCGAACACGTTGCTCACCTCGCATCTGGCGTATCAGGTCGCCCAGGCGCGCGCGGCGAACATGCCACGCGCCGTTCGCGTGGGCAATCTGTTTCCGCGTCGAGATTATGTGGATGTCCGCGATGCGGTCCGCGCCTATCAGTTGCTCGCCGAGCACGAAACAGAAGGCGTGTTCAACGTCTGCAGCGGCCGCAGCGTTTCGGTGCAGGAGTGCGTGGATCTGCTGGCGCGCTGCTGCGGCGAGCCGTTGCAGGTCCTGATTGATCAGGACCGGGTGCGGCCGCAGGAGATTTCGATTCAAGTGGGTGACCCGCAACGATTACACCGCGCCACCGGATGGACGCCGGCCCGCTCCCTTGAGGAAAGCTTGCGAGATCTGCTCGCGTATTGGTCAAAGACTGGGCCATGA
- a CDS encoding carbamoyltransferase, producing the protein MNILGLSALDKESTATILRDGAIVAAVSEERLTRVKQQGGFPYQAVASALALSGLTAREIDVVAYPFFHAHEELALLGGAALRDLSRWTAKVRYRGLRHTLRHYGAFGKALGTAFPSKLLTCDRQLAEGLKALGIRGRRRRYDHQYCHAVSAYYTSQFDRALVATLDWYGSGKAGAIYLAEGGRLRLIKTIHFPDSLGVMYAGVTSALGFIPDRHEGKVVGLAAYGDPSRLAPGVLQRFAARATGDEFLDALDLSAIRTLVASHTREDVAAAHQHALETVVLKQLSCYLQRFRVDHVAVAGGVFANVKLNERIVEHPGVASLFVHPAMGDMGSGTGAALAAALEAGDLREPVPMVSAFLGPSVDEQAIEAAVTRLGLPYRHEPDMPRRIAELLAHGKIVGRCIGRMEYGPRALGNRSVLASTVDASVTERLNQKLRRNDFMPFAPATLASAAGRCYDQTEKVRHAAQFMTVCLSCTPWMRQASPAAVHVDGTARPQFVTPDSNPDLHQILIETERLTGIPSVINTSFNIHEEPIVCSPDDAVRGFLEAGLDALAIGNILVRRAPATDDRMTDGHHHIAAATTVDSKR; encoded by the coding sequence ATGAATATCCTCGGCCTCTCCGCCTTAGATAAGGAAAGCACCGCGACGATTCTCCGAGACGGCGCGATCGTCGCCGCCGTCTCAGAAGAGCGGCTGACCCGGGTGAAGCAGCAAGGCGGCTTTCCGTATCAGGCGGTGGCGTCCGCCTTGGCCCTCTCCGGCTTGACCGCGCGCGAGATCGATGTGGTCGCCTATCCATTTTTTCACGCGCATGAAGAGCTCGCATTGCTCGGGGGTGCCGCGCTGCGAGATTTGTCCCGGTGGACGGCCAAAGTGCGTTATCGCGGGCTTCGTCATACGCTGCGGCATTACGGGGCGTTTGGCAAGGCGCTAGGGACCGCCTTTCCCAGCAAACTATTGACCTGTGATCGCCAATTGGCTGAGGGCCTCAAGGCCTTGGGGATTCGGGGGCGACGGCGGCGCTACGATCACCAGTATTGCCACGCGGTCAGCGCTTATTACACGTCGCAATTCGACCGAGCCCTGGTGGCCACCCTGGATTGGTACGGCAGCGGAAAAGCCGGAGCCATCTACCTGGCCGAAGGGGGGCGTTTGCGGCTGATCAAGACGATCCATTTTCCGGATTCGCTTGGCGTCATGTACGCTGGGGTGACCTCAGCGCTTGGGTTTATCCCGGACCGGCATGAGGGCAAGGTGGTGGGTCTGGCCGCGTATGGCGATCCATCGCGATTGGCCCCGGGCGTGCTGCAGCGATTCGCCGCGCGCGCCACCGGCGATGAATTTCTCGATGCGCTTGACCTCTCGGCGATTCGAACGCTTGTGGCCTCACACACGCGAGAAGATGTGGCGGCGGCCCACCAGCACGCGCTGGAAACCGTCGTCCTCAAACAGCTCTCGTGTTATCTGCAGCGGTTTCGTGTCGATCATGTGGCGGTTGCCGGCGGGGTCTTTGCCAATGTGAAACTCAATGAGCGCATTGTGGAGCACCCCGGGGTCGCCTCACTGTTTGTCCATCCGGCGATGGGGGACATGGGCAGCGGCACCGGGGCGGCGTTGGCCGCGGCGCTTGAAGCCGGGGACCTCCGGGAGCCGGTGCCGATGGTCTCGGCGTTCCTCGGGCCAAGCGTTGATGAGCAGGCGATCGAAGCCGCGGTGACCCGCCTCGGCCTGCCGTATCGCCATGAGCCGGACATGCCGCGCCGCATCGCCGAGCTGCTCGCGCACGGCAAGATCGTGGGGCGGTGTATCGGGCGGATGGAGTACGGCCCGCGCGCGCTCGGGAACCGCTCCGTGCTGGCCAGCACGGTGGACGCGTCCGTGACCGAGCGGCTCAACCAGAAGCTGCGGCGCAATGATTTCATGCCGTTTGCGCCGGCGACGCTGGCCTCGGCGGCTGGGCGGTGTTATGATCAGACGGAGAAAGTCCGTCACGCGGCGCAGTTCATGACGGTGTGCTTATCGTGCACGCCGTGGATGCGGCAGGCCAGCCCGGCCGCGGTGCATGTGGATGGCACGGCGCGACCGCAGTTCGTGACCCCGGACTCCAATCCGGATTTGCATCAGATCCTCATTGAGACGGAGCGTCTGACCGGCATTCCATCGGTGATCAACACGAGTTTTAACATTCATGAAGAGCCGATCGTGTGCTCGCCGGATGATGCGGTGCGAGGCTTTCTTGAGGCAGGGCTCGACGCGCTGGCGATCGGCAATATCCTCGTGCGCCGCGCGCCCGCGACCGATGACAGAATGACAGATGGACACCATCATATCGCCGCTGCGACGACCGTCGATTCCAAGCGCTGA